The Ischnura elegans chromosome 1, ioIscEleg1.1, whole genome shotgun sequence genome contains a region encoding:
- the LOC124164783 gene encoding xylulose kinase produces the protein MGSTYLGLDFSTQQLKAVVLNEELQILHETHVHFDSELPEFRTHGGVVQKKGSKEVTVPTIMWVKALDMLLEKLRVCGVDFSEIVALSGSAQQHGSVYWGKGGKAALASLNPSRFLHEQLGIPSVLSIPNSPVWMDSSTTAQCRRLESGSVGGGGAVGMARVTGSRAYERFTAAQIAKIAETKSQAYSTTERISLISSFACSIFLGDYAPIDWADGSGMNLLDIEAKDWSDECLELCAPMLRGKLGATKHSYANIGPISPYFVERFGFSPECRVVAFTGDNPASLVGMRLQEGDIAVSLGTSDTVFMWLSEPKTITEGHVLCNPAKKDAFMALLCFKNGSLTRERIRDNSADGSWEIFNELLNNTPRGNFGNMGLYFDSQEILPNAVGDFRYNKAGDKLTRFTSTEVEVRALIEGQFIAKRAHAEDFGFKIGKGTRVLATGGASVNTSILQVLADVFNSPVYVQESTNSAVLGAAYQAKHGYLLGSSEGNENENSLEAVTACLPAPTLVCSPFQDAAEVYNPMITRYRKIISAIGD, from the exons ATGGGTTCTACGTACTTGGGATTGGATTTTAGCACTCAGCAA CTTAAGGCAGTTGTTCTTAATGAGGAGCTCCAAATTTTACACGAAACACACGTTCATTTCGATTCAGAGTTGCCGGAATTCAG AACTCATGGCGGTGTTGTTCAAAAGAAGGGTAGCAAAGAGGTCACTGTGCCCACTATCATGTGGGTTAAAGCCCTGGACATGCTTCTGGAAAAACTGCGAGTCTGTGGTGTTGACTTCTCTGAAATTGTAGCTCTATCTGGTTCTGCTCAG CAACATGGTTCAGTGTATTGGGGCAAAGGTGGCAAGGCTGCTTTGGCATCCCTCAATCCTAGCAGGTTCCTGCATGAGCAGCTTGGAATCCCTTCAGTCCTCTCGATCCCTAATTCTCCTGTATGGATGGATTCATCAACCACTGCTCAGTGTCGTCGGTTGGAGTCTGGGAGTGTGGGTGGTGGAGGAGCAGTTGGAATGGCACGAGTCACTGGCTCACGTGCTTATGAACGCTTCACTGCGGCTCAAATTGCCAAAATTGCAGAGACAAAATCTCAGGCTTATTCCACTACTGAG agAATATCTCTCATAAGCAGCTTTGCATGCTCAATATTCCTTGGTGATTATGCTCCAATTGACTGGGCTGATGGCTCTGGCATGAATCTCCTTGACATCGAAGCCAAGGATTGGTCTGATGAATGTTTGGAG TTATGTGCTCCTATGCTTCGTGGAAAACTAGGTGCAACAAAACACTCCTATGCAAATATTGGACCAATTTCACCTTATTTTGTAGAACGTTTTGGCTTCAGCCCTGAGTGCCGAGTGGTTGCATTTACTGGGGATAATCCAGCGTCATTAGTTG GTATGAGGCTTCAGGAAGGTGACATTGCTGTTAGCTTAGGCACAAGTGATACCGTGTTTATGTGGCTATCTGAACCAAAGACCATTACTGAAGGGCATGTCCTCTGCAATCCAGCAAAAAAAGATGCATTCATGGCCTTGTTATG TTTTAAAAATGGTTCTCTGACACGAGAAAGAATAAGGGATAACAGTGCTGATGGCTCATGGGAAATATTCAATGAGCTTTTAAACAACACACCTCGtggaaattttggaaatatgG gtCTATATTTTGATTCTCaggaaatattaccaaatgcTGTTGGCGACTTTCGCTACAACAAAGCAGGTGATAAACTTACTAGGTTTACAAGCACTGAAGTTGAAGTAAGAGCATTGATTGAAGGGCAGTTCATTGCCAAACGTGCTCATGCAGAAGACTTTGGTTTTAAAATAG GCAAGGGTACAAGGGTTTTAGCTACTGGGGGAGCTTCAGTGAACACATCCATTCTGCAAGTACTGGCTGATGTCTTCAATTCCCCAGTTTATGTTCAG GAATCAACTAACTCTGCTGTCTTGGGAGCTGCATACCAAGCTAAACATGGGTATTTGTTGGGCTCCAGTgagggaaatgaaaatgaaaattccctAGAAGCAGTCACTGCTTGCCTGCCTGCTCCTACGCTGGTGTGTTCACCTTTTCAGGATGCTGCTGAA GTCTATAATCCTATGATTACCCGATATAGGAAAATAATCAGTGCAATTGGGGATTAA